A window of the Gossypium hirsutum isolate 1008001.06 chromosome A05, Gossypium_hirsutum_v2.1, whole genome shotgun sequence genome harbors these coding sequences:
- the LOC107957531 gene encoding uncharacterized protein codes for MSSMEALMFRYGGGVINFSVNSWFLKLLARLMAILVFATIVLLTWSGTGSTSIGTSNKPEYFTSDPQPINPELLPFLFHDLNREGILKQGDKGLMLSNDDEQAIKSSLFSRKSDMEFSSATDLERQRFFPNESLDFICTQNFTSAFEFIDRTLKVGGFVAVQISERPSYSFEKLNNYRIVYFRKFKSNVLVMKKIARTSSNGIQRQLFGFTSEARRQALKNLEDVLLEPPRSTSRRSKRFMKRTKYLPDLLGDTLESYPRRVFIDVGLPETEGGSGTNWFAKNYPTRNLKFDIYKIETLTKESSRKDSVATAAETGMSNWLRKNVKETEYVVMKAEAEVVEDMVKTKAIRLVDELFLECKPRKHGGRKNMSRRAYWECLALYGKLRDEGVAVHQWWG; via the coding sequence ATGTCCTCAATGGAGGCCCTTATGTTTCGTTATGGTGGTGGTGTCATTAACTTTTCCGTTAATTCTTGGTTTTTAAAACTTTTAGCTCGTTTAATGGCGATTTTGGTTTTCGCCACCATTGTTTTACTTACTTGGTCGGGAACTGGATCTACCTCCATTGGTACTTCAAACAAACCTGAATATTTCACTTCGGATCCCCAACCCATCAACCCCGAGCTTTTGCCATTTCTGTTTCATGATTTAAACAGGGAAGGCATATTGAAGCAAGGCGACAAAGGATTAATGTTGAGCAATGATGATGAACAAGCCATTAAATCTTCTCTGTTCTCGAGAAAATCTGATATGGAATTCAGTTCCGCCACAGATTTGGAACGTCAAAGATTTTTCCCTAACGAATCTTTGGACTTCATTTGCACTCAAAACTTCACGTCAGCCTTTGAGTTCATTGATCGAACACTTAAAGTCGGTGGGTTCGTCGCCGTTCAGATAAGTGAACGACCTTCGTATTCGTTTGAGAAGTTGAACAATTACAGGATTGTTTACTTCAGGAAATTCAAATCCAATGTTTTAGTAATGAAAAAAATTGCTAGAACAAGCTCTAACGGCATTCAAAGGCAATTATTTGGGTTCACATCCGAGGCAAGGAGACAAGCATTGAAGAACCTCGAAGATGTTCTTCTCGAACCACCAAGATCGACTTCGAGGAGGTCGAAAAGATTCATGAAACGAACCAAATACTTGCCTGATTTGCTCGGCGACACACTCGAAAGCTACCCTCGGAGGGTTTTCATCGACGTGGGATTACCGGAGACAGAAGGTGGCAGTGGGACCAACTGGTTTGCGAAGAATTACCCGACGAGGAACCTCAAGTTTGATATATACAAGATTGAGACGCTGACGAAGGAGTCATCGAGGAAAGATTCTGTGGCGACCGCGGCAGAGACAGGGATGTCGAACTGGCTGAGGAAGAACGTGAAGGAGACGgagtatgtggtgatgaaagcgGAGGCTGAGGTGGTGGAAGATATGGTGAAAACGAAAGCAATTAGGTTGGTTGATGAATTGTTCTTGGAATGTAAACCTCGGAAACATGGGGGAAGGAAGAATATGAGTAGAAGGGCTTACTGGGAATGCTTGGCTTTGTATGGGAAGCTGAGGGATGAAGGTGTTGCAGTGCATCAATGGTGGGGCTGA